The proteins below are encoded in one region of Danio rerio strain Tuebingen ecotype United States chromosome 14, GRCz12tu, whole genome shotgun sequence:
- the LOC101885205 gene encoding uncharacterized protein: MIKDKSTGSRHEWDTVAKKLLKRLSNIRSPMKAKQPPFKRAHQDKEPSAAVTSDYDADSSASTVILSSPSSSSTPRQENDSIDEASDGPDNSLDSQKTQTRHYRTLQEMYKAKKPNKAAVTHLLDLEFQSRRSFIDSNVLKEQDKPTNILQAYPCFKELDHAMDELRRIIEPNNSKYISEVKDRWETFYSKVQFYGVMKKVMKPPRTLNGVEHAIAVFTALPLLFPSGSAAPKKQVPISEALFHVLTPSEDPDTYIHRRAFSSPVLLVGEENCMVVVGTTPVLTFDKDLLHEGPLYLLAYYYAFNLTYPKCLATLLSVLQTPVLRDPRAG; encoded by the exons ATGATAAAAGATAAGTCAACTGGATCTAGGCACGAGTGG GACACTGTTGCTAAAAAGCTCCTGAAGCGACTTTCAAATATCCGAAGTCCAATGAAGGCCAAACAGCCTCCTTTCAAAAGAGCACATCAGGACAAAGAACCTTCCGCTGCCGTGACAAGTGACTATGATGCTGATTCCAGTGCTTCAACAGTCATTCTGTCATCGCCTTCAAGTTCAAGCACCCCACGGCAAGAAAATGACAGCATTGATGAAGCAT CTGATGGTCCTGACAACAGCCTTGACAGCCAGAAAACCCAGACAAGACATTACAGGACGCTACAAGAAATGTACAAAGCAAAGAAGCCAAATAAAGCTGCTGTAACCCATCTATTAGACCTGGAGTTCCAGTCCAGAAGAAGTTTCATTGACTCAAATGTACTGAAGGAGCAAGACAAACCCACAAATATTTTGCAAGCGTACCCCTGCTTCAAAGAATTGGACCAT gCAATGGATGAACTACGAAGAATCATTGAGCCAAACAACTCCAAATACATTTCTGAGGTGAAGGACAGGTGGGAGACCTTCTACTCCAAGGTTCAGTTTTATGGAGTGATGAAAAAAGTCATGAAGCCTCCAAGGACATTAAATGGag TTGAACATGCCATTGCTGTTTTTACTGCCCTACCGCTGCTCTTCCCATCTGGGTCTGCAGCACCGAAGAAACAGGTCCCAATCAGTGAGGCTCTTTTCCATGTTCTGACA CCCTCAGAGGATCCGGATACCTACATCCACAGGCGTGCATTTTCCAGTCCGGTCTTGCTGGTTGGTGAGGAGAACTGCATGGTGGTTGTAGGTACAACCCCAGTTCTAACATTTGACAAAGACTTGCTCCATGAGGGGCCTCTCTACCTCCTGGCCTATTACTATGCATTTAATCTCACATATCCAAAGTGTCTTGCAACACTCTTGTCTGTGTTGCAAACACCAGTTCTGAGAGATCCACGAGCAGGATGA